One Drosophila kikkawai strain 14028-0561.14 chromosome 3L, DkikHiC1v2, whole genome shotgun sequence genomic window carries:
- the meru gene encoding uncharacterized protein meru isoform X1 — MAPQQQNSTFIDDNLDSCPSLLNLPESPILPTRRRCQNQDFNSNNNNNNQNNNNNNNDNNKRTAFVEPAPNPVACKNKHGRENGNVGQASRRHRSISLYGVNSTVEQGHKEIPIWMDDGEPRYVSGVTNKTTCDDIIKALIDDELNNGKDEEDGGNYCGNKPKDGGQRNTNTAVAASRDYGDYIITESWGGVERSYDGNMAILPVWRAWSRVHNELRISLKHRDNFRDPRAMQLVPHSQHSSFSMIKWLKKLLHIKKSKKNMPKHPKTPPKVPNKLKEKQPAVSNELVLVIMPDQLYKGTENAAKAKLYKLAENRVSKQRHRRRSRHEPTKVSVETFLTAVPGESNNNNYNINNNCIRRRKDKPLRNSVRNKLASLHADMNVRYEQEYALTRQLSEKCRLYRLQNERYKGPEMEVSVGQLQQNIEAYAEDIIKTEHELLELKNEIRHDISLINNLKRLTLEEPEADKVEKPKLPQPSQEITPQVAKNTQEMQFVDNIYEFCDNNASMLV, encoded by the exons ATGGCGCCGCAGCAGCAAAACTCGACATTTATCGATGATAATCTGGACAGCTGTCCATCGCTATTGAATCTACCCGAGAGTCCCATTCTGCCCACCCGTCGTCGTTGTCAAAATCAAGACttcaatagcaacaacaacaacaataatcagaataataataataataataatgataataataagaGGACTGCATTCGTGGAGCCAGCGCCTAATCCCGTGgcatgcaaaaataaacacGGCAGGGAAAACGGAAACGTTGGCCAGGCCAGTCGTCGCCATCGCTCCATTTCCCTCTACGGCGTTAATAGCACTGTG GAACAGGGTCACAAGGAAATCCCCATTTGGATGGACGATGGCGAGCCGCGTTACGTATCGGGAGTGACGAACAAAACGACTTGCGATGACATAATCAAGGCCCTGATTGATGACGAACTGAACAATGGaaaggacgaggaggacggCGGGAATTACTGCGGCAACAAGCCAAAAG ATGGCGGCCAGAGGAATACGAATACGGCGGTAGCAGCATCGCGTGACTACGGCGATTACATTATAACGGAAAGTTGGGGCGGCGTTGAGCGGAGCTACGATGGCAACATGGCCATTTTGCCCGTTTGGCGCGCTTGGAGCCGTGTACACAATGAG ctcCGCATATCCCTCAAGCACCGCGATAACTTCAGAGATCCAAGGGCAATGCAATTAGTGCCTCATTCCCAGCACTCAAGTTTCTCAATGATCAAATGGCTGAAGAAGCTGCTTCACAtcaagaaaagcaaaaagaaTATGCCAAAACACCCCAAAACGCCCCCAAAAGTACCCAATAAATTGAAGGAGAAGCAGCCAGCGGTGTCCAATGAGCTCGTTCTGGTTATAATGCCAGATCAGCTCTATAAGGGCACTGAAAATGCAGCCAAGGCCAAGCTTTATAAGCTGGCCGAAAATCGTGTGTCCAAGCAGCGACATCGAAGGCGCAGTCGTCACGAGCCAACCAAGGTATCTGTGGAAACCTTTCTAACGGCCGTTCCCGGCGagagcaacaataacaattataatattaataataattgcatCAGGAGGCGCAAGGATAAGCCGTTGCGCAACAGTGTTCGCAATAAGTTGGCCTCCCTGCACGCCGATATGAACGTTCGCTATGAACAGGAGTACGCACTCACCCGTCAGTTGTCCGAAAAGTGCCGATTATACCGATTGCAAAACGAACGGTACAAGGGGCCGGAAATGGAGGTATCGGTGGGGCAGCTCCAGCAAAATATCGAAGCCTATGCCGAGGACATTATCAAAACGGAACACGAACTGCTGGAACTGAAAAATGAAATCCGACACGATATATCACTGATCAATAATTTGAAACGTCTGACCTTGGAGGAACCTGAGGCCGACAAGGTGGAAAAGCCAAAATTACCACAACCATCCCAAGAAATTACACCTCAAGTTGCTAAAAACACGCAGGAAATGCAGTTTGTTGATAATATTTACGAGTTTTGC
- the meru gene encoding uncharacterized protein meru isoform X2 — protein MERTRRTAGITAATSQKLRISLKHRDNFRDPRAMQLVPHSQHSSFSMIKWLKKLLHIKKSKKNMPKHPKTPPKVPNKLKEKQPAVSNELVLVIMPDQLYKGTENAAKAKLYKLAENRVSKQRHRRRSRHEPTKVSVETFLTAVPGESNNNNYNINNNCIRRRKDKPLRNSVRNKLASLHADMNVRYEQEYALTRQLSEKCRLYRLQNERYKGPEMEVSVGQLQQNIEAYAEDIIKTEHELLELKNEIRHDISLINNLKRLTLEEPEADKVEKPKLPQPSQEITPQVAKNTQEMQFVDNIYEFCDNNASMLV, from the exons ATGGaaaggacgaggaggacggCGGGAATTACTGCGGCAACAAGCCAAAAG ctcCGCATATCCCTCAAGCACCGCGATAACTTCAGAGATCCAAGGGCAATGCAATTAGTGCCTCATTCCCAGCACTCAAGTTTCTCAATGATCAAATGGCTGAAGAAGCTGCTTCACAtcaagaaaagcaaaaagaaTATGCCAAAACACCCCAAAACGCCCCCAAAAGTACCCAATAAATTGAAGGAGAAGCAGCCAGCGGTGTCCAATGAGCTCGTTCTGGTTATAATGCCAGATCAGCTCTATAAGGGCACTGAAAATGCAGCCAAGGCCAAGCTTTATAAGCTGGCCGAAAATCGTGTGTCCAAGCAGCGACATCGAAGGCGCAGTCGTCACGAGCCAACCAAGGTATCTGTGGAAACCTTTCTAACGGCCGTTCCCGGCGagagcaacaataacaattataatattaataataattgcatCAGGAGGCGCAAGGATAAGCCGTTGCGCAACAGTGTTCGCAATAAGTTGGCCTCCCTGCACGCCGATATGAACGTTCGCTATGAACAGGAGTACGCACTCACCCGTCAGTTGTCCGAAAAGTGCCGATTATACCGATTGCAAAACGAACGGTACAAGGGGCCGGAAATGGAGGTATCGGTGGGGCAGCTCCAGCAAAATATCGAAGCCTATGCCGAGGACATTATCAAAACGGAACACGAACTGCTGGAACTGAAAAATGAAATCCGACACGATATATCACTGATCAATAATTTGAAACGTCTGACCTTGGAGGAACCTGAGGCCGACAAGGTGGAAAAGCCAAAATTACCACAACCATCCCAAGAAATTACACCTCAAGTTGCTAAAAACACGCAGGAAATGCAGTTTGTTGATAATATTTACGAGTTTTGC